The Candidatus Hydrogenedentota bacterium nucleotide sequence GGAGAACGAGGCGGACACTTGGGGCGCCCTGCGGGCCTTTCTTGCGGAGGGTCGCGCGGTCTTCGTGCCCGTGACGGGGCGGGACTTTGGAAGGATGGACTGGTCGCGGGTGCTGTCCCTGGGGGAACTCCGCCCCGCGCGTTTCGGGCTCTTCGAGCCGGAACCCGCAGACTACCGCCTGGAACTGCCCCCGCCGCCCGCCGTGTGCCTGGTGCCGGGCCTTGCGTTCACCCGCGCCGGATACCGGCTGGGCTATGGCGGGGGCTATTTCGACCGTTTTCTCGAGGGGTTTCCAGGCTGCAAAATCGGTCTGGCCTACGGGGTGCAGGTGGTGGACGCCCTGCCCGTGGAGGCGCATGACATTCCCGTGGACCTGCTGGTCACGGAGGCGGGCATGGTGGACTGCCGTGCCTTACGGGAGGATTAGCCCCAGCACGGCGTCGTGGATTGCGCCGTTGGTGACCAGCACCCCCTCTTTCCCGTCAAACACGCGCAGGGGGGAGCCGTCCAGGCGGGTGGCCACGGCGCCCGCCTCCTCGGCCACAAGCTGGGCGGCGGCGTAGTCCCAAGGGTACAGCGTCATGTGCAGGTAACCGTCCGCGTCGCCCGTGGCCACCTGGCAGATGCCGCCGACGGCGGCGCCGATGCAGCGGATTTGNNNNNNNNNNACGCCGAGGGACCGCGCCAAAAAGGTCTTCCGGTCCTCGGCGGTGCTGAAATCAATCTCCACGCAGGCCTCGGCAAGGTGCTGCACCTCGGACACGCGCAGGCGCTGACCGTTCCGGAAGCTGCCGCCGCCGCGCTCGGCCAGGAAAAGGTCGCCGCTCAGGGGAAATATAATGCCGGCGGCGCGGGCGAGGCCGCCCTCGACGAAGGCCACGGAAATGCCGAACACGGGGTTCATGCCCCGGACAAAATTATAGGTGCCGTCAATGGGGTCTATGACCCAGGCGCGGATGTCCGGATTCTCGGGAATGCGGGCCAGGGCGCCCTCCTCCCCCACCACCATGTCGGAGGGGAACGCGGCGCGCGCGGCCTCCACGAAGCGCTTCTGGACCGTCAGGTCCACCTCCGTCAGCAGGTCGCTCGGGTCGCCTTTCGAGGTGACCGTGACGGTGTCACGGCGCAGGTATTTCTCGCGCACATACCCGGCGTTGTCACGCAGAAATTTTTCGATCAGTTGAATCTCGTGCATCGGGTGCCTCTCCGCGCCGCGGCGCGTCACATGACCAAAAGCGTTTTTCCCAGACCCAGCTCCCGCAGGCGTTCCGCGGCGCTCTCAAGCGCGGCCCGGCCCATGGGGCGCGCGGGAAGACTGTCCACGCCTGCCGGTCCGCCCGCCTGTCCGCGCTTGGCAAGTCCCCCAGGGTGGTATCCCATGATATGCACGGCGCGGCAGTGAGTCAACCTGTTGGCCAGCGCGGCGACGCCCTCCAGATGCCCGTCCCGCAGGTTCACGCCGGGGATGAGTGGGCAGCGCAGGACCAGCGGCGCGCCCGCCGCGTCCAGACGCGCGAGGTTCTCGAGAATCTGCGCGTTGTCCCTGCCGGTGCGCTCTTTGTGGAGGCCGGGGTCGGTTTCCTTGTAGTCCGCCAGAAACAGGTCCACCAGGGGCAGGGCGGCCTCCAGGGTCTCCCAGGGCACGGCGCAGCAGGTCTCGACGCAGGTGTGCAGCCCCGCCGCCTTCGCGGCGGCCAGAAGGGCCAGGGCAAAACCTTTCTGCAAAAACGGCTCGCCCCCGCTCAGGGTCAGGCCGCCGCCGCTCCGCCCATAAAAGGGTTGGTCGCGCAGCGCCTCGGCCATCACGGCCTCCACAGACATTTCCGTTCCACTCCGTGCCAGCGCGTCCGAACCGCACACGGCCACGCAGGCGAAGCAGCGCTGGCACAGCAGGCGGTTCAGGCGGTGACCGCCCTCCTCCGTGAACTCGTGGGCGTCGTGGGGGCAGCGTTCGGCACATTCCCCGCAAAGCAGGCAGAGGCTGTTCCGGTAGAGCAGTTCCGGGGCGGGGGAGACGCCCTCCGGGTTGTGGCACCAGTCGCAGCGCAGGGGGCAGCCTTTGAGAAAGACCGTGGTGCGGATGCCCGGCCCGTCATGGACGCACATCCGCTGGATGTCAAACACAACACCCGTCACGGAAGCGTCCCCCATGGCCCTACCCTTTCAGTCCCGACAGGGTGATACCCTGGATGAACGTGCGCTGGGTGAGGAAGAACAGAAGGATGACGGGCAGGGTGATGACCGTGGACATGGCCATCAGCGGCCCCCAGGCGCTCTCGTGCTGGCTCTGGAACTGTTGCAGGGCGATGGCCAGGGTGTACTGGCGGTTGTCCTGCAGGTAGATGAGGGGATTGAGGAAGTCGCCCCACTGGAAGAGGAACATGAACAGCGCCGTGGTGGCCAGCGCGGGCTTCGAGAGCGGCAGGATGATGCGGGCGTATATCCCCCACTCCGAGCAGCCGTCTATGCGCGCGGCGGCGCTGAGGTCCTCGGGGATGGTCTTGAAAAACTGGCGCAGGAGAAAGATGTAGAAGGGCACCCCCAGGAAATAGGGGACGATGAGCGGCTTGAACGAGCCGACCCACCCGAGGCGGCTGTACAGGGCAAAGAGGGGGATCAGCGTCACCTGGTAGGGCAGCATCATGGTGGCCAGCACCAGGACAAACGCCGCCTCGCGGCCCCGCCAGGGAATCCGCGCGAAACTGTAGGCCGCCAGAGAGGAGGAGAACAGCGTGCCAAGCACGGTGCACAGGCAGACGAAAAGGGTGTTCCGCAGGTTCTGCCAGAAATTCATCATCTCAAAGGCGCGGGTGTAGTTTTCCCAGTGCAGGCCGGGCCGCTGGAGGGGTTCCACCTCGTCCCCCCACACGGAAAGTGCCGCGCCGTCCACCAGAATCCGGTGCCTGCCCGTGTCGTCCACGCCGATATCGGCGGCGGTCCGGCCCTGATACTTCACCAGGGTCCGGCCCTCCCCGTCCAGCACATGGGTGGTGGGAATCCACTGGGGCGGCTGGCCGGGCGGGGGGAAGATACGGGACTCGTGCTTGAACGACGTGGAAAGCATCCACACGAAGGGCATGAGGAAGACCACCGAGAGGGCGCAGAGGACGGCGAGGGCCGCCAGCGTTTTGAGGTGTTTCCTAGTCTCCATGGTAGAAGACCCAGCGTTTGGACGAGACCAGCACGCCAACCGTGGCGGCGAGGATGACGACGAAAAGCATCCACGCCATGGCGGAGGCGTAGCCCATGCGGAGGTAGTAGAAGGAGCTCCGGTACATGTAGAGGGCGTAAAACATGGTGGTGTCCAGCGGGGTGCCCTTGCCGCCGGTCATGACGTAAACCTGGGTGAAATACTGGAAGGAGGCGATGAGGCCCATCACAAGATTGAAGAGGATGGTCGGCGTGAGCATGGGCAGCGTGACGTGACGGAACCGCGTCCAGACACCCGCGCCGTCCAGTTCGGCCACCTCGTACAGGGTCTGCGGCACGTCCGCCAGGCCGGCGAGGAAAATGACCATGGCCCCGCCCACCCCCCACAGGCTCATGACCACCAGCGAGGGCTTGGACCACGCCGGACTGGCCAGCCAGCCCGGCCCCTCGACGCCGAACCACTGCATGAGCAGGCTGTTCACGAGGCCGCTCTGCGGGTTCAGCACCCAAATCCACAGCACGGACGATGCGACAATGGGGACAATGCTGGGCAGGAAGAAGACCGTGCGGAAAAGCGCCAGCCCCGGCACCTTCTGGTTCAGCAGCAGGGCCAGAAAAAGGGCCGCGGCGAGGCTGAGGGGCACGGAGAACGCCGTGAAGTAGAGTGTGTTGTACAGGGCCTTCCAGAAGAGCGGGTCCTGGAAAAAGAGCTCGCGGTAGTTGTCCAGCCCGGCCCACACCGGCGGCTGGACCACGTTGTACGAGGTAAAACTGTAATAGACGCTCATGACCAGCGGGTACAGCGTGAAGCCCAGAAACCCGACGAGCCAGGGCAGGGCGAAGAGCAGCCCGGAGGCCAGGTCCGTCTTTTCCCGGCGGGTCATGGCGCCGCCCTCCGCTTGACCTCGCGCAGGCGCAGCAGTTCCCGGTTCACCTGCTCCTCCACCTCGCGCAGGGCCCGCTCCGGCGAGACCTGGCCCATCACCACCCGCTCCCGCTGCCGCTCGGTCTGGTCGGTGAAGAAGCGCGCCACGGGGTTCACGGGCAGTATCTCCACACGCCGCTCCAGCAACTGCCGCACAAAGACGCTGAACTTGGGATGCTCCATGAACCGGTCCTGCATGGCCTCCGCCGTGCGCGGGGGAATGTTCCGTATGCGCTCGCAGTAGTCGCTCGCGGGCGAGGGGCGCCCATCCGGCCGGGGTGCGTAGAACCAGCGCAGGTAGGCCTTCGCCTCCCCGGGATGGCGCGACGTGACGGGGATGACATCGCCCACGACGGTCGGACTGAAGGCGCGGGGTTCCACCCCCTCCGGCTGGGGAATGGGCGCGACGCCCCAGTCCAGCCCCGGGGCGTATTTCGGGATGAAGGCCACCTGCCACTCGCCCTCGAACATCATGGCGACGCGCCCCGAGTAGAACGGGTTGTTCGCGCTCATGTACTCGCCCAGCCCCCGGCTGAACGCGGCGACCATGGCGGGGTCCATGGCATAGGCGGCGTTGTTCCGGGAGCGCGGGTCGAGGGTGTAACTTTTCTGCCAGTAAAACGACGCCAGAATGGCCGGGTCGTCCGCGCACACAACCAGCCCCGTCTCGTCGTCCACCCAGCGCCCGCCGAAAAGGCTGCCCCACATGTGCGTGTTGTCCCAGGGAATCCAGGGCAGGAAACCCATCTGCTCGATGCCGCCGCCCGCCCCCCGGATGGTGAGTTTTCCCGCGAACTCGTTCAGCTCGTCAATGGTGCGCGGGGGCCGCTCGGGGTCCAGGCCCGCCCGCGCGAAAGCCTGCTTGTTCCACACGAGGCAGTAGGTGTCCGTGGTCGTCGGGATGCCCCAGACATGCCCGTCAAAGGCGACCATGGGCCAGATGTGGGGG carries:
- a CDS encoding 5-formyltetrahydrofolate cyclo-ligase, whose product is MDAVRRDKRALRGESLARRRDITREEKTAHDRAILKTLLSLPEVQKAASLLAYVSAKENEADTWGALRAFLAEGRAVFVPVTGRDFGRMDWSRVLSLGELRPARFGLFEPEPADYRLELPPPPAVCLVPGLAFTRAGYRLGYGGGYFDRFLEGFPGCKIGLAYGVQVVDALPVEAHDIPVDLLVTEAGMVDCRALRED
- a CDS encoding inositol monophosphatase codes for the protein MHEIQLIEKFLRDNAGYVREKYLRRDTVTVTSKGDPSDLLTEVDLTVQKRFVEAARAAFPSDMVVGEEGALARIPENPDIRAWVIDPIDGTYNFVRGMNPVFGISVAFVEGGLARAAGIIFPLSGDLFLAERGGGSFRNGQRLRVSEVQHLAEACVEIDFSTAEDRKTFLARSLGVXXXQIRCIGAAVGGICQVATGDADGYLHMTLYPWDYAAAQLVAEEAGAVATRLDGSPLRVFDGKEGVLVTNGAIHDAVLGLILP
- a CDS encoding glycyl-radical enzyme activating protein — encoded protein: MGDASVTGVVFDIQRMCVHDGPGIRTTVFLKGCPLRCDWCHNPEGVSPAPELLYRNSLCLLCGECAERCPHDAHEFTEEGGHRLNRLLCQRCFACVAVCGSDALARSGTEMSVEAVMAEALRDQPFYGRSGGGLTLSGGEPFLQKGFALALLAAAKAAGLHTCVETCCAVPWETLEAALPLVDLFLADYKETDPGLHKERTGRDNAQILENLARLDAAGAPLVLRCPLIPGVNLRDGHLEGVAALANRLTHCRAVHIMGYHPGGLAKRGQAGGPAGVDSLPARPMGRAALESAAERLRELGLGKTLLVM
- a CDS encoding carbohydrate ABC transporter permease produces the protein METRKHLKTLAALAVLCALSVVFLMPFVWMLSTSFKHESRIFPPPGQPPQWIPTTHVLDGEGRTLVKYQGRTAADIGVDDTGRHRILVDGAALSVWGDEVEPLQRPGLHWENYTRAFEMMNFWQNLRNTLFVCLCTVLGTLFSSSLAAYSFARIPWRGREAAFVLVLATMMLPYQVTLIPLFALYSRLGWVGSFKPLIVPYFLGVPFYIFLLRQFFKTIPEDLSAAARIDGCSEWGIYARIILPLSKPALATTALFMFLFQWGDFLNPLIYLQDNRQYTLAIALQQFQSQHESAWGPLMAMSTVITLPVILLFFLTQRTFIQGITLSGLKG
- a CDS encoding sugar ABC transporter permease; the protein is MTRREKTDLASGLLFALPWLVGFLGFTLYPLVMSVYYSFTSYNVVQPPVWAGLDNYRELFFQDPLFWKALYNTLYFTAFSVPLSLAAALFLALLLNQKVPGLALFRTVFFLPSIVPIVASSVLWIWVLNPQSGLVNSLLMQWFGVEGPGWLASPAWSKPSLVVMSLWGVGGAMVIFLAGLADVPQTLYEVAELDGAGVWTRFRHVTLPMLTPTILFNLVMGLIASFQYFTQVYVMTGGKGTPLDTTMFYALYMYRSSFYYLRMGYASAMAWMLFVVILAATVGVLVSSKRWVFYHGD
- a CDS encoding ABC transporter substrate-binding protein, with the protein product MNTRLRAAAFLLPVLAVPALLAVLWPRPVGSEAERAARREGRTVIVFWDRHQGHEHAERVRLIQEFNESQNKIYVRALPIGYNALMEKTLTSIAGGAPPDVMSLDGTVIAQLAPDGLFLPLDDFIASEPSLAPETFFPHIWPMVAFDGHVWGIPTTTDTYCLVWNKQAFARAGLDPERPPRTIDELNEFAGKLTIRGAGGGIEQMGFLPWIPWDNTHMWGSLFGGRWVDDETGLVVCADDPAILASFYWQKSYTLDPRSRNNAAYAMDPAMVAAFSRGLGEYMSANNPFYSGRVAMMFEGEWQVAFIPKYAPGLDWGVAPIPQPEGVEPRAFSPTVVGDVIPVTSRHPGEAKAYLRWFYAPRPDGRPSPASDYCERIRNIPPRTAEAMQDRFMEHPKFSVFVRQLLERRVEILPVNPVARFFTDQTERQRERVVMGQVSPERALREVEEQVNRELLRLREVKRRAAP